A stretch of Lathyrus oleraceus cultivar Zhongwan6 chromosome 6, CAAS_Psat_ZW6_1.0, whole genome shotgun sequence DNA encodes these proteins:
- the LOC127097243 gene encoding uncharacterized protein LOC127097243 isoform X2: MASNEDHPHGDETVGGAEREIKRGITVMKKVIRDRDRGVLIKVHWNEGGQLIEPNGSTLTSFIGALVRNEVPITCDNWRNKQLNEAKDKIWSEIKRCFDIEENRRDHCLKLAGKLLRGFRTFLSTTFLRDTEGTFVDAELPSKYASLISPKEWETFKSKRKTQEFKSVSETNRQRASSPAYPYRKGRVGYGRLEQSILTKENSSETSLPAHVLWKEARVDKDGKIKEDVQQIFEKCETLSQSIVPYEDTDCRSILSRALDVPEYSGRVRGKGFGITQKSLNIKKQKTPSNKELQQTLEALKAEVLELRKERERDRAAGFKDTSDKDSINCNFQPTIPEGISPCHLYLARPTYRMVGKGKVHNNLGELLHTKPLPTRSLKVSVDIALEKDALLPHPDDVSDATLLGDAIGSFVAWPTDLIIVGYETPTKSKAKDKGIAREIESVASQKEIPVAKKTEISKRTGAKKKNPSKYRACLHTYLETTDISDGCVRLIPMDGAIFGFEYAEPLGKEDFDQILYHTQLSVGVINTYMRYLYDKLMGPRGLEQRFSFLNPMKTNLTEMIRKPDEVRTYVVERFMADTDREKLSFLPFNTGDGGHWLLVAINPFKEIVYYLDSLHNDWTTYPAMKTIVDTIIQTVRAQRKIQVPKRKANNITWNRVECPRQRNNIDCGYYTLRFMKETLLMDRTDIPSDYFDEYRCAYYSKDQLDEIKEELCQFIIELQVL; encoded by the exons ATGGCTAGTAACGAGGATCACCCACATGGTGATGAGACCGTTGGTGGTGCGGAAAGGGAAATTAAACGTGGAATAACGGTTATGAAGAAAGTTATTCGAGATAGAGATCGAGGCGTTTTAATAAAAGTGCATTGGAACGAAGGTGgacaactaattgagcctaacggttcaacATTGACAAGTTTTATTGGTGCATTGGTAAGGAATGAAGTTCCAATTACTTGTGATAATTGGAGAAATAAACAATTGAACGAAGCTAAAGACAAAATatggagtgagataaag AGGTGTTTCGACATCGAAGAAAACAGAAGAGATCATTGTCTCAAATTGGCCGGAAAGTTACTAAGAGGGTTTAGAACCTTTTTATCAACCACCTTTCTTAGGGATACGGAAGGTACTTTTGTTGATGCAGAGCTTCCATCTAAATATGCAAGTTTGATTTCACCTAAAGAATGGGAAACGTTTAAATCCAAACGAAAAACCCAAGAATTTAAGAGTGTAAGTGAAACAAACCGGCAAAGAGCATCAAGTCCGGCGTATCCCTATAGAAAAGGGCGTGTTGGATATGGACGCTTAGAGCAGTCTATA TTAACAAAGGAGAATAGTTCTGAAACATCTCTTCCggcacatgttttgtggaaggaagcccgtgtcGATAAGGATGGAAAGATTAAAGAAGACGTTCAACAAATATTTGAGAAATGT GAGACTCTATCTCAATCTATAGTTCCATATGAAGACACTGATTGCAGGAGCATACTGAGTCGAGCATTAGATGTTCCcgagtattctggtcgggtgaggggcAAGGGATTTGGGATCACTCAAAAATCCTTGaatattaaaaaacaaaagaCTCCTAGCAATAAAGAACTGCAGCAAACTTTGGAAGCATTAAAAGCTGAAGTTCTTGAATTAAGAAAGGAAAGAGAAAGAGATCGAGCAGCGGGTTTTAAAGATACTAGTGACAAAGATAGTATCAATTGTAATTTTCAACCGACTATTCCAGAG ggcatttcaccttgtcacCTCTACTTAGCGAGACCGACttatcggatggttggcaaggggAAAGTTCATAACAATTTGGGTGAATTACTTCACACTAAACCGCTCCCTACTAGATCTTTGAAAGTCTCGGTTGATATTGCTTTGGAGAAGGATGCGTTATTACCACATCCTGACGATGTTTCGGATGCAACTTTATTGGGAGATGCCATAGGTTcatttgttgcatggccgacagACCTCATTAtcgtaggatatgag actcccacaaaatccaaagCAAAAGATAAGGGGATTGCGCGGgaaatcgagtcagttgcatcgCAAAAAGAG ATTCCTGTTGCTAAGAAGACTGAAATTTCCAAGAGGACCGGGGCTAAAAAGAAAAATCCTTCCAAGTATAGAGCGTGCCTCCATACATATTTAGAAACGACAGATATTTCGGATGGATGTGTTCGTTTAATACCTATGGATGGAGCTATTTTTGGTTTTGAGTATGCCGAGCCATTGGGTAAAGAggattttgatcaaattttgtATCATACGCAATTAAGCGTTGGTGTTATCAACACATACATGAG GTATTTATATGACAAATTGATGGGTCCGCGTGGGTTGGAGCAAAGATTCTCATTCTTAAATCCCATGAAAACGAACTTAACCGAAATGATAAGAAAACCAGATGAAGTCAGGACGTATGTAGTCGAGCGCTTTATGGCCGACACAGATAGAGAAAAGTTGTCCTTTTTACCGTTTAATACCGGCGACGG tggacattggttgttggTCGCGATAAATCCTTTTAAAGAAATTGTGTATTATTTGGATTCTTTACAcaatgattggacaacataccctGCTATGAAGACGATAGTTGACAC CattatacaaactgttcgagcACAAAGAAAAATTCAAGTACCAAAGAGAAAAGCCAATAACATTACATGGAATAGAGTGGAG TGTCCTCGACAGCGTAATAATATAGATTGTGGATATTACACGTTGAGGTTTATGAAAGAAACTCTTCTTATGGATCGAACAGATATTCCATCTGAT
- the LOC127097243 gene encoding uncharacterized protein LOC127097243 isoform X1: MHVINENRLSPRFRSQWYTLFFDSDNFFPDFTVAVLLQKTCFHSEFGRIEFIFESFGPFVGYHMASNEDHPHGDETVGGAEREIKRGITVMKKVIRDRDRGVLIKVHWNEGGQLIEPNGSTLTSFIGALVRNEVPITCDNWRNKQLNEAKDKIWSEIKRCFDIEENRRDHCLKLAGKLLRGFRTFLSTTFLRDTEGTFVDAELPSKYASLISPKEWETFKSKRKTQEFKSVSETNRQRASSPAYPYRKGRVGYGRLEQSILTKENSSETSLPAHVLWKEARVDKDGKIKEDVQQIFEKCETLSQSIVPYEDTDCRSILSRALDVPEYSGRVRGKGFGITQKSLNIKKQKTPSNKELQQTLEALKAEVLELRKERERDRAAGFKDTSDKDSINCNFQPTIPEGISPCHLYLARPTYRMVGKGKVHNNLGELLHTKPLPTRSLKVSVDIALEKDALLPHPDDVSDATLLGDAIGSFVAWPTDLIIVGYETPTKSKAKDKGIAREIESVASQKEIPVAKKTEISKRTGAKKKNPSKYRACLHTYLETTDISDGCVRLIPMDGAIFGFEYAEPLGKEDFDQILYHTQLSVGVINTYMRYLYDKLMGPRGLEQRFSFLNPMKTNLTEMIRKPDEVRTYVVERFMADTDREKLSFLPFNTGDGGHWLLVAINPFKEIVYYLDSLHNDWTTYPAMKTIVDTIIQTVRAQRKIQVPKRKANNITWNRVECPRQRNNIDCGYYTLRFMKETLLMDRTDIPSDYFDEYRCAYYSKDQLDEIKEELCQFIIELQVL; encoded by the exons ATGCATGTGATTAATGAAAATAGACTTTCTCCACGATTCCGGAGCCAATGGTATACTTTGTTTTTCGATTCGGACAACTTTTTCCCTGATTTTACTGTTGCTGTACTGTTACAAAAAACATGCTTCCACTCGGAATTTGGACGAATCGAGTTCATTTTTGAGTCCTTTGGCCCGTTTGTAGGCTACCAT ATGGCTAGTAACGAGGATCACCCACATGGTGATGAGACCGTTGGTGGTGCGGAAAGGGAAATTAAACGTGGAATAACGGTTATGAAGAAAGTTATTCGAGATAGAGATCGAGGCGTTTTAATAAAAGTGCATTGGAACGAAGGTGgacaactaattgagcctaacggttcaacATTGACAAGTTTTATTGGTGCATTGGTAAGGAATGAAGTTCCAATTACTTGTGATAATTGGAGAAATAAACAATTGAACGAAGCTAAAGACAAAATatggagtgagataaag AGGTGTTTCGACATCGAAGAAAACAGAAGAGATCATTGTCTCAAATTGGCCGGAAAGTTACTAAGAGGGTTTAGAACCTTTTTATCAACCACCTTTCTTAGGGATACGGAAGGTACTTTTGTTGATGCAGAGCTTCCATCTAAATATGCAAGTTTGATTTCACCTAAAGAATGGGAAACGTTTAAATCCAAACGAAAAACCCAAGAATTTAAGAGTGTAAGTGAAACAAACCGGCAAAGAGCATCAAGTCCGGCGTATCCCTATAGAAAAGGGCGTGTTGGATATGGACGCTTAGAGCAGTCTATA TTAACAAAGGAGAATAGTTCTGAAACATCTCTTCCggcacatgttttgtggaaggaagcccgtgtcGATAAGGATGGAAAGATTAAAGAAGACGTTCAACAAATATTTGAGAAATGT GAGACTCTATCTCAATCTATAGTTCCATATGAAGACACTGATTGCAGGAGCATACTGAGTCGAGCATTAGATGTTCCcgagtattctggtcgggtgaggggcAAGGGATTTGGGATCACTCAAAAATCCTTGaatattaaaaaacaaaagaCTCCTAGCAATAAAGAACTGCAGCAAACTTTGGAAGCATTAAAAGCTGAAGTTCTTGAATTAAGAAAGGAAAGAGAAAGAGATCGAGCAGCGGGTTTTAAAGATACTAGTGACAAAGATAGTATCAATTGTAATTTTCAACCGACTATTCCAGAG ggcatttcaccttgtcacCTCTACTTAGCGAGACCGACttatcggatggttggcaaggggAAAGTTCATAACAATTTGGGTGAATTACTTCACACTAAACCGCTCCCTACTAGATCTTTGAAAGTCTCGGTTGATATTGCTTTGGAGAAGGATGCGTTATTACCACATCCTGACGATGTTTCGGATGCAACTTTATTGGGAGATGCCATAGGTTcatttgttgcatggccgacagACCTCATTAtcgtaggatatgag actcccacaaaatccaaagCAAAAGATAAGGGGATTGCGCGGgaaatcgagtcagttgcatcgCAAAAAGAG ATTCCTGTTGCTAAGAAGACTGAAATTTCCAAGAGGACCGGGGCTAAAAAGAAAAATCCTTCCAAGTATAGAGCGTGCCTCCATACATATTTAGAAACGACAGATATTTCGGATGGATGTGTTCGTTTAATACCTATGGATGGAGCTATTTTTGGTTTTGAGTATGCCGAGCCATTGGGTAAAGAggattttgatcaaattttgtATCATACGCAATTAAGCGTTGGTGTTATCAACACATACATGAG GTATTTATATGACAAATTGATGGGTCCGCGTGGGTTGGAGCAAAGATTCTCATTCTTAAATCCCATGAAAACGAACTTAACCGAAATGATAAGAAAACCAGATGAAGTCAGGACGTATGTAGTCGAGCGCTTTATGGCCGACACAGATAGAGAAAAGTTGTCCTTTTTACCGTTTAATACCGGCGACGG tggacattggttgttggTCGCGATAAATCCTTTTAAAGAAATTGTGTATTATTTGGATTCTTTACAcaatgattggacaacataccctGCTATGAAGACGATAGTTGACAC CattatacaaactgttcgagcACAAAGAAAAATTCAAGTACCAAAGAGAAAAGCCAATAACATTACATGGAATAGAGTGGAG TGTCCTCGACAGCGTAATAATATAGATTGTGGATATTACACGTTGAGGTTTATGAAAGAAACTCTTCTTATGGATCGAACAGATATTCCATCTGAT